The genomic stretch GCCAGTGATAGACTTGGTTCGGCCAATGCGCGCAGATCGCCCGGCCCGCGGCGGTCGGCCTGATGTCGTAATAGCCGATCTCGGCGCGGCCCTGCGGATGCGGCGCCACGCGGGCGCCGAGCTGCGCGGCCAGCATCTGCGCGCCGAGGCAGATCCCCAGAAACGGCCGGTCTTCCTTCAGCGGCAGCGCGATCCAGTCAATCTCGCGGCGGATATAGTCGTCCGGATCGTTGGCGCTCATCGGGCCGCCGAAAATGATCGCTCCGGCATGGCCGTCGAGTGTCTTCGGCAGCGGATCGCCGAACCGCGGCCGCCTTATATCGAGCGGGTGACCGAGCGCGCGCAGCGCGTTGCCGACCCGACCGGGCGTCGACATCTCCTGATGCAGCACGATCAGGACCGGCCTGATGTCCTTGGCTTTCGGGAATGGCTGCAGCGCCATCGCGTCCGCGCCGGGTCGGGCGGACAGATCTCGTTGGATTTCGATCAGTCTGGGCATCGATTCTTCGAATTCGTGCCGCCCCGGATGCTGGCGGCATCATGTCAGGTTGCTCGATCGTTCACCCATATGGTGAACGAAGTCTTACTGGCTGACTTTATAAGCAAGCCTCGGGCCAAAAATATGACCTCGCCGGCCTGGACAGAGAAGTCAGCGGTTGCGCTGCAGGCGCCCGACCGCGCCGAGCACGAAGCCGCGCGGAAACAACCGCAACAGCAGCGGCACCAGCTTGATACCGAGTCCGGGCAGCACCAGGCGCTTATTGGCCATCAGCCCGTCATAACCCTGACGCGCCACCGCGGCCGGCGACACGTTGAGGATCGCCGAATCGACCCCCGGCTTGAACCCGGCCCGGAACTGAAATTCGGTCGGCACCGGTCCCGGGCACAGCGCGGTGACGCGGACGCCGCGCGGGCCGAGCTCATTATGCAGTGCTTCGGAAAACGACAGCACGAACGCCTTCGAAGCGTAATACACCGCCATGCCGGGTCCCGGCAGGAAGCCGGCGATCGACCCCAGGTTGAGGATCCCGCCGCGGTGCCGCGCGATGCTGTCGGCAAACCGCAGCGACAGATCGGTCAAAACCCGAATGTTGAGGTCGATCATGGCGAGCTGATCGGCGCGGTCGAGGTCGGTGGCGCGACCGAACAGCCCGTAGCCGGCATTATTGACCAGATAGTCGACCTCGACGCCGGCCGCCTGCAGCGCGGCTGCGACCTGATCGGTCGCTCCGGGAACAGCGAGATCGCAGGGAATGATGATTGGCGCGCTGCCGCCGGCGGCGACAATCTCGTCGGCCAGCGCGGTCAACCGATCGGCGCGGCGCGCCACCAAGGCGACGCGGTGGGCATCTGCCGCAAAAATGCGCGCCAACTCCAGACCGATTCCCGCCGAGGCACCGGTTATCAACGCCACACGTTCAGTCACGATGATGCTCTCGCAAGATATACGGGCACGCTGCCTCACCCAAGACAGCACAGCTGCTAGGCGGGATGCAAGCAGCGTGCAAGTCCGACCGCAACTAGACCATGGAAGCAGGTTATGCGCGACTGACGACACAGGCCGCCGCGGCAAATTCGCTGGCCGGATCGCGGCCTCGCGCGGATCTTACCCCGCGGGATCGGTAGCGGGCTGGCTGGCGGCGACGCCGCGCTTGAGGTTGATGCGGTCGCGCGATGATACCCCCAGAAGATCGGCAGCGCGCCAGACCACATTCTCCTCGAATTCGGTGACGTTACCGTCGGCATAAACCAGCTCCCACATCATTTCGATGATGCGCAACCGGCCCTGCTCGTCGACGGTGCGCATGATGACGCTGGTGAACTGGAAGAGATCGACGGAGTCGCCCTCCATCAAGGTGGCAGATTTGATCAGCCGGCCGGCGCTGCCGGGATCGAGCCCGAACCGGCTTTCCAGCAGCGCATGCAGCTTCTGCTTTTCGACGTCGGACGGTTCGCCGTCGAGCGAAATCACATGGATCAGCAGTGCGGTGGCGGCGAGGCGATATCCGTTTTCGTCGAACGTCAGAGCCTCTTGCTCGTCCTCGGCGGGCCCGACCACATCGGCGATGAACTGGCGTAGTTTGGCTAGCATGCGGTTCAAACCATTAAGAGAAGCCGCGGCGCGCGGCGATATTTTATTGCGTGAAAATGCAACGCGCGCAATCCGGGGCGGTTCCGGGGCGGAACATGACGGTTTGGCAATCCGCCGTCGGCCACGAAGCTACAAGATCTCGTAAACCATCACTCTGTCGGCGATGCCGCGCAGCGCCGCCTGCTTCTCGATCGGCCGAATCGCCTCTTTGTCCAGCAAC from Rhodopseudomonas sp. BAL398 encodes the following:
- a CDS encoding glutamine amidotransferase, which encodes MALQPFPKAKDIRPVLIVLHQEMSTPGRVGNALRALGHPLDIRRPRFGDPLPKTLDGHAGAIIFGGPMSANDPDDYIRREIDWIALPLKEDRPFLGICLGAQMLAAQLGARVAPHPQGRAEIGYYDIRPTAAGRAICAHWPNQVYHWHGEGFDLPAGTELLAEGDDFPNQAFRAGHAFGVQFHPDVTAAMMHRWTTRGHARLEAPGARPRHHHFADRAVHDMAERIWLRDFLDNWLARMPMALPEPALQQAAE
- a CDS encoding SDR family NAD(P)-dependent oxidoreductase: MTERVALITGASAGIGLELARIFAADAHRVALVARRADRLTALADEIVAAGGSAPIIIPCDLAVPGATDQVAAALQAAGVEVDYLVNNAGYGLFGRATDLDRADQLAMIDLNIRVLTDLSLRFADSIARHRGGILNLGSIAGFLPGPGMAVYYASKAFVLSFSEALHNELGPRGVRVTALCPGPVPTEFQFRAGFKPGVDSAILNVSPAAVARQGYDGLMANKRLVLPGLGIKLVPLLLRLFPRGFVLGAVGRLQRNR
- a CDS encoding TerB family tellurite resistance protein, whose protein sequence is MLAKLRQFIADVVGPAEDEQEALTFDENGYRLAATALLIHVISLDGEPSDVEKQKLHALLESRFGLDPGSAGRLIKSATLMEGDSVDLFQFTSVIMRTVDEQGRLRIIEMMWELVYADGNVTEFEENVVWRAADLLGVSSRDRINLKRGVAASQPATDPAG